A segment of the Elaeis guineensis isolate ETL-2024a chromosome 6, EG11, whole genome shotgun sequence genome:
GTTTAtcgattgtttattttttttaaatctattctaTAAATCAATTCAAGTGGTCATATTATGAATGTGATCATTACTAGTTTCATGAGCTTTAAGTCTTTCACTAAGGTGTTTCCAATCTCTAAAGCCATCACTTGCTAATTGACTTCTACTACTATTATCATTTGATTTAAATAgcttacaacaaaaataaaataatttatctaacTCTTTTGAATATACTAACCATTTTCGGTCATGTTGCTCTCCATTTGGTAAAGTTCAATCATAAtgtgttaaaaaaaatatctattatattgatcaagagaaaactttatattaatatatcttttagaactatttttaattaataaatctttAGAATTTGTATCAAGACTATCCCATATCCTAGGATCataaatgtcaaaagtatttgattcacttgattttttattcattaaatttttatcaccacTAATGAGATCATCTGTGCTATTAGtattatcattattaataatattattatcattatctaATTCACAAGTAACATTTATATTTTCATTGATAAATTCACTAGCAATATATTTGAATTCTCAACTATATCACTTTTTttacttataataaatttatcaagacctccttttaatgattgagtcaattgttcttgttttttttttcttaagcttTTCATGACCCGAAGGATATTTTCTAGGtatcattttgataaataaaataataaatattagctaAAATTAGTAATCAATAAATTTGAAGTTTAGAACAATAGAACCTGATTTAAAGTTTTTTGATAGAATAATAGAACTTACTTGAAGGCTTTTTTGATGGAACAAAATTTGAGCAAAAGCTACTgtaattgtaataaaaatttaaatctgaaaaataaaatatgataattaatcaattattttaagaataagatatagtaaaaataataagaaaataaagtgAAACCACAagctatctaaaaaataagatggatataatgaccataattatatttatttaaaaaagcaaGTCCTAGGTgtacaaaattaaatatattccaTCATATACAAGAATACTGACCTATTGATTGAGACTCTCACATAGACGGGCCAAATTTCATAtacctaaatcaattaaattataattaacaAATCCATGTAATTATATTGTGtgaaccatcttttttttttattgtatggACTGtggatcatcttttttttttccttcttcttctttcatagTAAAACAGAGGactcatcctctctttttttaatGGAACAGTGtggatcatcttttttttttttattgtgtgaactgtggatcattttttcttttctcttttttttcttttttcttccatgGTAAAATAGGggatcctttctttttttttttaacggaaTAGAGGACTCATCCCTCGTTCCTGAGGTAAGGCCGTAAGGGAGATCCTCCTCCCTGGCCAACACCTTCCACAACTAAAGGAGTGGTCCCCGATGATCGGATGACGACAACCACAGGctccagtgatttttttttaattttaaatttgttacACATGCGTAGAGAAAGGTCAGAGAAAAAGTTCATCTGGAAGACTCAATGAgctgagaataagagaagctgAGAGTACAACACATTCAAGgatctaaaaagagaaataaaaaaacttatatataaagcatcaaaaaatataattcagccaacAGTAGTCGAatagtttttttttccttcttttttcatggtaaaacagggactctttctctctgtttttcttttttaacgAAACAGAGAACTCATCCCTGTTCCTGAGACAAGGCCACAACCCACAAGAGAGATCCTCCTCCCCGGCTAGCCAACACTATCCACAACTAAAGGGACAGCCTTCGATGATCGGACGACGACAACCACAAACTCCGGTGACCGACGACGGCCTAACGTTgtcgaaaagataaaaaaaataaaaaaaacaggGGAACTTGCTGAACTAGGatttcaagaatttttctgaCAATAAATCGacaaaaaaatcaagtttaaaattcatagcagattgaaagaggaagatgaagagatTACTTGACTTTTTGatggattttgatctgatttttgatgttcaaaataagaaaaaatcaccGATGGACAGCAGAATAGAAAGAAAAGATCGGAGATGGAGGAGGAGGCGAGGGAGAGGAGCCACAGGTCGTTGGATCCGGAGGACATTGAAGGCTAAAAAGCTGTTGCTGGGAGCCGTTGAGGTGCCGGGACTCGGGAGAGGGAGATCGAAGAACGACGTTTGGTTTACCCAGAAAAAAAAATCgggggcctggggcggtcgcccagTTTGACCCACCCCAGGGCCGGCTCTGGTCCatccaaatgaaaagaaaatttttttttttttaaaaaagtggaTCCTTAGCCATTGTACTGTGCGCCATGCAAGGCCGCATACGAATATGGGCCGTACAATGTACATCATGCATGCGATACAATGCACCGTACGAAGCATTCGCAAGTACCTTGGAGAACCCACGCTCATAAAAAGAACCAACTCACATGGCTCCTCACTCCATAAAGGAACACAAGCTCTCTCCCATTCCCTCAATCCAGGGAGAAGAGAAGCTCCATTAGCTAGCTTTCATCTCCTCTTACACTCACCACGGCCACTAACCTTTTCTCCCTCTCCTCACTCTCATCGCCGGCTCCAATGCAGGCATCTAGCATCGCTATCTACTAGGTCCAGGAGGGCAATGAAGTCACCATTGCTGATGCTTGCACTAGCGGCCTCTACTCCTACATCAACCTCGCCTTCCTCACCACATTCGGCAATGGTGAGACCCCTATTCTCAACCTCGGAGGCCACTACAACCCCATCGCCGACACTTGCATCGGTCTCACCTCTAAGAAAGAGTTTGTAATATGCCAAAGAGTTTGAAAGAAACATATGAATTCTTATCTGCGTCATGCATAGCTCTTGAATCTTGATATACGAGGAACATATAGAGTTGCTCGTATAGCTCTACTAATATCAGAATACACCTCCAAAATAAAGTAAACAGTAAGATATATCTTGTATATATACTATCTACATtagtaattaattaacataatatatgatatatgatgagTGTATACAATTACATGTCCTCTCTCGAAGAACTAATAATGAACAAGCTCCCTCTATTGATGAATATCTATATCTGGAGGACAAATACAAACAATATCATCCTCTGCCGAATTCTCTCTCTTGTAGTCCCTCTTTAGCTCTACGAAAAGATCAAGTGATCCTCATCGGCAACCCTGAGCTCTATCCGAATCTCATCACTCTTGACACCATCCCCTTCATTATGAATCTCCTGAGCTATGACAACACTAACACCGCCATCTATAACATTCTTGCCACAATCAAGAGCATGATCAAAGCAAGTCCATGGTCATCAAGCTCAATAGTGCACTTGGTAACCCAAATGAAGGCAATAGATTGATGGAAGTTGTAATGGGCTTCATACCTCGAATCCTAAATGGGTTTAGTGCATCCCATGCATGGATCGTACATTCACAATACTAATTGCCAATAGATGGCTTTAAATAGATGACACCCAACTTCCTCTACTTGCTTAGAGCACCATTACGAAGCTATTTATCACACTCGACCTCGGATGCAAATACAGGCATTACAAAATAAACAAGGTACTAGTACTAATAGAATTACTTTCAATAATGACCATGGAAATAGATCAATAAAGCANNNNNNNNNNNNNNNNNNNNNNNNNNNNNNNNNNNNNNNNNNNNNNNNNNNNNNNNNNNNNNNNNNNNNNNNNNNNNNNNNNNNNNNNNNNNNNNNNNNNTTTAAGCCATAAAGTGCGTTCCTTAGCTTCAAAACCTTCTTTTTATGTCCTTTCTTCATGTACCCTTTGGGTTGTTCAACATATACTTCTTCTTCTAGAAAGTCATTTAGAAATGCCGacttcacatctagccagtagatGTTTCAATTATTCTATGCAACTAAGAAAATCACCAGGCAAATTGTGTCCATACATGCTACGGGAGTAAATACCTCATCGTAGTCAATTTCAGCTTGCTGCTTGtagcctttagctactaatcgagCTTTATATTTCTCTACCTTTCCTTCTGCATTCTTCCTTACCTTGTATACCCATTTCACTCCGATAGGTTCATGACCTTCTGGAAGAGTAGTAAGCTCCCATGCATTATTCTTCTGGATTGCCTTCATCTCTTCATTCATGGCCGTTCTCCAGTTTTCATTCTTCACTGCTTCTTCAAAAGAGATTACATCCTCATTAGCATATAAACAAATAAGATTAAGGAGACTTGTCACCTTATAGAGATCTTGAATGCTTCTTGTCTTTCTGGATTCTTCACTTGAAGATGGAGATCTCGTGCTAGGTGATGAAGGAAGTGTGGGATCTTCAACTTGAGCCTtcacttgttcttcttcttgtacCTCTATCATGTTGGTGCTCCAATTTCAGATTTCTTCTTCATTGAACTTCACATCACGGCTTATGAGgatcttctttttcttaggatcataaagtttgtatGCCTTGGATCTCTGATCATATCCTACAAAGATGCAAGGATAACTTTTATCATCAAGCTTGCTTTTCTTTTGATCTAGGATGTATGCATAGGCAATGCAACCAAATACTTTCAGATGAGATACATCTGGCCTATATCCATTCCATACTTCTTGAGGGGTCCTTCCTTCAAAATTCTTTGTTGGGTAGCGGTTGGGAATGTATATCGCACAATTCACAGCTTCCATCCAAAATTCTTTTGGTATTTCTTTCATCTTCAGCATGCTTCTCACCATGTCAAGAATGGTCCGgttcttcctttctgctatgcCATTCTACTGGGGTGAGTATGATATAGTCAAGGTCCTCCAAATACTTTGAGATTTGCAGAACTCCTCGAATGTCTTCGAGGTGAACGCTCCTCCTTGATCTAATCTCAAAGCTTTGATTTTGCATCCGGTTTGATTCTCCATAAGAgctttaaatcttttgaatatcTCTAGGGCCTCTCGTTTCTCCTTCAAGAGGTACACTCAAGTTTTTctgctaaaatcatcaataaatattaaaaaataatgacaaCCTCCAAATGAGGTCGGTGTGATGGGACCACAAATATCCGTATGGATGAGTTGCAGAGGCCTTTGGGCTTGATGAAATGACTCCTTTGGGAAGTTAGCTCTTGAGTATTTTTCAATAATACATCCTTCACATATTCCTTTAGGAGTATCCTCAATGAGAAGTAATCCCTTCACCATCGCCTTCGAGGATAAGAGTTTCAAGGAACTAAAGTTCACATGCCCGAATCTCAAGTGCCATAGCTATGTGTCATCTTTCACGCATGCACTCAAGCACTTTGTCACAACATAGTTGATCTTCAATATAAACATTCGATTCTTGATCATAGGTACTTTTACAATCAGCTGATCATATTTTCTTAAGTAAAGGTATCTACCTTCCATgataatatcaaatttttttttctaataattgatcaagactcaagatatttgttttcatattaggCACATAGTAAACATTAGAAATGAACTGTTGAGAACCATCCTTGAGTTGAATTAAGATTTTACCTATCCCCTTCACTTAAACTTTTGAGGTATCACCGAAAGAAACATTGCCTTCCACTATCTCATCTAACTCTTTGAATATGTGTTTGTACCCGTATATATGATTGCTTGCGCCGGTATCCAAGTACCAAATATTCTCATTGGAagcttcttctcccttctctgctAGTAGCAAGATACCATTTTCTCCTTCCTCCTTCTTTGCATAGTTGACCTTCTCATGCATTTGGTTATTCTCATTATGGTAACATTCTGAGGAGTAATGACCATATTTACCACAAGTATAACATTTAATTTTACTTTTATCATACCTTCATCCTCTTCTTGAGAAACCTTTTTGCCTTCTTCCGCCAGACGGACCTTGTGTGCTTTCTTCATTAGGTAAAACTCTTGTGCCTCCTGTTCCTCTGCCACATCCAAAGGAACCTCGTTCTCGTCTACGGCCTCGTTTACGACCATATCAATGGGTATAACTATGATCGCGATTTATCTGACTGCTTTCACTAGTTGGGCCATCCTTCTTCTCATTGATGACGAGCTTGCACTTCAAGGCTTGCTCCAAGGGTTCTTCTTTCCGCATCAAGATCCTCTGCTCATGGACTTGTAGAAAACCCGTGAGTTCATCAACTGTCATAGTGTCCACATCTTTGGACTCTTTAATTGCAGCCACAATATAGTCAAACTTCTGATCCAAAGATCTTAGGATCTTCTCTACCACATGCTTGTCCTTCACATTCTCACCATTTCTTTTCATTTGGTTTACATTAGAGAGAACCTTTATGAAGTAATCCGAGATGAATTCTCCTTCCTTCATCTTCAAAGTCTCGAACTCGCCTCTCAACATTTGAAggcgcaccttcttcactttctcaatGCCCTTATGAGCATTTTCGAGGATCTCCCAAGCTTGCTTCGAGTCGGTGGCACAAGCAACCTTCTCGAATCCGGCTTCATCTAGCCCTTGATAGATGAAATAAATGGCCttcttgtccttttttttttatcgacAAGCACCGTTCTTTGTGCCGCCGTTTGTGCGCGGTCATCTTGGGGTTCTTCATATCcctttttaacaaccttccaaatATCTTGGGAGCCTAGCAATGCCTTCATCTGGATGTTCCAATTCTCATAATTTGTGGTGGTGAGTCATGGAATGGGGAATTGCATGCTACTAGACATATTTTCAACctccgtgctctgataccactttgatagAATATATAATGATGGTGGAACATACAATaatagtatgagaaactatataaaataatggagcagtataatttttttctcacaggtcctctcttttctttttctattcgtTGATACCACTTCACAACTCCATACATTCTATAACAACCACCTATTCATAGGTATAAGAAATAACCTTTTGACTttcctaataaatttatcatttagacttcccatgtgactcttggatttTTCATGTGACTCTTAATTTTTTAATGTGACTCTTAGTTTTTTGCTACTacaattaagtttacaaaatttAATATGATCTTTTGATTTTTTCAATACAATTAATATTTACTTTTTTCAACAAATATAGtacttatttttttatcaaaaagaaaaagcaatgactagttttattaaaatatttaaatcacaTGTATAATTCTCATCAGTATTCAATGTATAGCTCAGAGTTCGAAGTAATTATAGAACTAGCCATCTAATAAAATGCAGTCAAGCACTccatatattatataaaattatcaatttatgAAATTCCCCCCCTTAATAAAAAACTGTATCAATCCATTTATGTATATCATATCAAGGTAAAACAAAATGATGTAATCGGAAAAGCACACGTTCTTTGTTCAGTAAAAAGAATGTTTCCACGATTGAGAGATGCATGGCATATTCGCATATGCCTCAGAGATAAGCAGGAAACTATTGTAGCTTTGAGGTAAAAAAACGTCGTCATCGGATGGACCAAGGGAGAAGACCAAACCTGTAAGATAAGTCCcttgcaaaaattattttcagtAAAGACCCGCCAATGATTCAGTTAGTCATCAAAGAACAGTGGAAAGAAGAGAGCGAGAGGGGTTTAAAGCTTATCTGATTCCTTATTGCCCCTATTCATTGATAGTGGACCGTTTGGTGGTTTTCGCAAAGGGTGGTGGTTGTAGCCGAAGAAATCATGCAGCTTCTTCCACATCTGGATGGAATGAGCAATCATCTGGCAGTTTCGGGGCGTATTATTGATGACAGAGAGCTAATAGGTCTGTTTGAGAGGAATTTATGGAAGGagattcttttattttctttttttttttaatcttttgttATAGGATGAAATAGTTTCTCAACCTATTGGGATGAAACAGTTCACTCACTGGTGATGATGATGGCATGTccatagaattttaagaaaggatagagagaaaaaattaaacTTTATCTACTCATATTTGAGAtaagaatttatatttaaataggtcTTAATTTGTTTAGTTTAATATCCAATATGAGACAATTCttaaaatctcaaaattttgtattaaatatttataaagaaaACCAACGGAAAGGAAAATTTTTCATTAGTTAAAGAAGAAAATATAATAGGCAGGGAGTAGAAAATGCAATTCTGTTCTTGTTCAGAATGAATTTTCTTGTTGAGGTCTGCTATTTTAGCATTTAGCACTTAGCATAATAGAATGTAGGCCTGGCCTTGGCATGAACCAAGAAGGTTGTTGCAATATAGGTGGGTCGTCTTTGTGGCCCATTACCCAAACCACGCAGTCCCGTTCTATCCTTCAATCAACCCAAATGCGCCAGCCTGTTTGAGAAGTCTGGATAGCTTGCACATCAACTGCCAGGATGAATAGGGCCGGAGAAAGTGATCGTCCTGTCTTAATTAATCTCTGTTTGCCAGGATGAATAGGGCCGGAGTCTACTGTTGATGTTTCTGTGGTTTACTTTTACTATATAAATAAGCGAAACACCATATGAAGATTAACGTCCAAGATAGCATTTGCAAAGCAATTTTtgccattcatttttttttttaattatttttactttTTCTAAAAACAATAATTTTTCCTGCTAAAATCTTTGATGGCTTTACAAATAATTTAAGAAACAAAACGGTTCTATCTTACATATTTGTTCAGTCTAATTTAATTTTCCTTCTTAGATTTTTGAAAGCAAAAGTAACAAATAGAAGCAACACGTAAATTCAAGTCCTAAGAAAATTAAAATAACGTAAAAAACCCGTTTAAATATAatgtttttgaattttttttcaatcacCTTTTTTTCATAGTTTTACAACAACCAACCAGAAGTCTCAACAACAAGCAGATATTTGAATCATGTGGACTCGATCAAGCTTGTCATCCTAACCGGACTTGTCGTGCAAAGAACTCAAACTGACGTGCGTGAGGCTACGAACTATTTCAGGTGCAACCATGCAAACTCGGACAGGCACAACCGAACGCAAACAATTGCCTGACCCGTTACAATTCCCCAACTCACCCGTTACTGGAACTGGAGGGGATATGATATATGACTCGTATGACATACGTATTTCAGACTGAAATGCTTCTCATAATTTTAGTAAACATGATCATTAGCATAGACCTGCTTGTATGTATGCGACGCAATTCAAACGCTGCTCTTCACGGTGGCACTGTAGTTGTTAACCACATCGTAGTATCTGCTCCACATCATTATGCCACCGTACTTAGCCGTGCCCTCAATTGCCGGCAACACCTGAGAAGTCAGCACGTCGGGTGGAATGTACCCACTCCCGGCCGCATCCGGCGACGCCGGCAAGCCCAAGAAAAATTTGGTCGCCGTCACACTCGATATCCAGGTGCTCCACGCACCAGTCAAATTGTCGATGCTCCCCGGGGAGTACTGGCACGGTGGGTTGTTGTAGAACTGGATCCAGACATAGTCGAAAATCCCGGTCTGCAGCGCCGTGTTGAGGTGCGCGTCGGGGTACGGGCACTGTGGTGCCGCCGTGAGGTAGACCTTCTTTCCCTGGCTGCTGAACTGCGCCAGATACTCTGCAAGGTCGTCGAAGAAGTCTCCGTTGGTCGCCTCGATGTCGAAGTCAATGCCATCGAGGACGGCGTCGCCGAGGGGGCGAGAGGAGGAGCTGCCGCCAAGGAAGTTGTCCCAAAGGTATTTGGCGACGTTCTGTGCATCGTCAGCGGAAGAGAGGGAGTAGCTGCCGGAGCCACCGCCGCCGAGGAGAGAAGGACCATAACGCCCCGGGACCGGCTGGACTGGATTGTTGGATTATTTTAAACTCATCATTAAATGACTTTGAAAAACTAAAAGACCTCTTGGAAAATTAAAGGATCTCTTGAAAATCTGAAAAGGCCTCCTTGTAAAAAGGAATAGTCTTCTTGatagatgaaaaattaaatacatagaatTCTGTAAATGCTCCTTAGTATTCCATGCATGAATTAAATGTTATGGAATATAAAAAGACATctaggcatctataaataggaagatgATTTGTCCATTATTGTAAGCGAAGCAGTATACTTTTTATTATCTTTCTACCATAAGAGAAgagtatttattatttttatatttgagattcTTCAATTCTATCATTTGGTATCAGAGTCTTGTCTTGTTGAGAAGACTGATCCTAAGAGAAATGGCTAGTGATGATGTGCAAATGCAAATCCCAAAGCTTACTAAGGAGAACTTTGGGAATTGGTGTATCCAGATAAAGTCATTGTTTGGCTCACAAGATCTATGGGAGATCGTTAATGATGGCTACACCGAGTCTACACCAGATCAAGAGAGAGGGTACAATCAAAATCAAAAGGAAGTTTTGAGGGTTACAAAGAGGAGAGACAAGAAAGCTTTGTTTCAATTGTATCAAGCCTTGGATGAGGTGACATTTGAAAGAATTGCTGAGGCAACTTCTGCAAAGCAAGCATGGGATACTCTCTCCATCATAtttaaaggagaagaaaaagtgaaGTGAATCCGACTACAACAACTACGAGGAGAATTTGAAGTCGCCACCATGAAGGAGATGGAGAATATCTTCAATTACTTTTCTCGGATATTGATTATCGTAAACCAATTGAAGAGGAATGGAGAGAAGATAGATGATGTTCGAGTGGTGGAGAAGATACTTCGGTCTTTGACACCGAGGTTTGAGCATATTGTTGTCGCTATTGAAGAAGCTAATGATGTGGATACTCTATCTATCAATGCGTTGATGGGTAAACTTCAAGTCCATGAACAAAAGAAGCAAAATAAAATTGAAGCAGCCAATACAGAGCAAATACTTCAATCAAAGGTGGAGGCCAAAGATCAAAAAGGAAAGGATCAAGGGCAATCTCAAGCATTTCGAGATGCTAGTAGCAACATAAGAGGTGGTGGAAACAACTACCGTGGTCGTGGGCGAGGCCGTAGTCACGGTCAAGGaggctacaatggtggaagaggtCGAACTCAAAATTTCAACAATGGAAGAGGTGGTAGAAGAGGTGAACATGGTCGAGGTAGAAGATTAAATGGAGGTCGTGACCAAGAAAGATCCAATGTTCAATGCTATAATTGTCACAAATATGGGCATTATAGCTATGAGTGTTGGAATAATGAGCAAAGCAACTACTCcgaatccaaaaatcaagaaggaGAGCCAACTCTTCTTTTGGCATACCAACAAAATGGAGACTTGAAGAATGTGTGGTTTCTTGATTCAGGAGCCACAAACCACATGTGTGGAAGAAAAGATCTATTCGTGGAGTTGCAAGAAGGGGTGCATGGTGATGTGAAGTTTGGAGATTTCTCCAAAGTTTCCGTCAAAGGAAGAGGCAAGATCATGATTCAACAAAAGAATGGTACGCCTGATTTTATTTTCAATGTATATTATGTGCCAGACTTGAAGAGTAATATTCTAAGTATTGGCCAACTTTTGGAGAAGGGTTATATAATTCATATGAAAGGGTCATCACTAACCTTAAGAGATTGGAATGGGAAGCTGATTGCTTGTGTCCAGATGGCGAAGAACAGGATGTTTCCTCTTCTCTTAAAGACAGATTCTCAAAAATGCTTACAAGTAGATATCAAGAACCCTTCTTGGCTTTGGCATCTCAGGCTTGgacatttaaattttgaaagtttaaAATTGCTATCTAAAGATGGTATGGTGAAAGGTCTTCCGCATATATATTATCCAAATGAAGTTTGTGAAAAGTGTACACTAGCAAAGCATACAAGAGCTCCCTTCAAAGGTGGAAAGTCTTGGAAAGCAATGAGACCATTGCAGTTGgtgcatactgatatatgcggccCTCTTCCAGATTCTCATGGTGGTAACAAATATTTTATAACATTTGTTGATGATTTTAGTAGAATGTTGTGGGtttattttcttaaagaaaagtCGGCTGCACTCTctacatttaaaaattttaaatctttagttGAAAAAGAATGtaactataaaatataaattttgagatcCGATAGAGGCGGAGAATACATGTCAAATACTTTCCGAAActattgtgatgaaaaaggagttCGACATCAATTCATTGCTCCAtactctccacaacaaaatggagtagccgaaaggaagaatcggaccatcCTTGACATGACAAGAAGTATGTTGAAAGAGAAGAACCTTTCCGAGCAATTTTGGGCTGAAGCGGTGGCATGTGCAGCGTATCTCTTCAACCGAAGTCCGACAAAGTTCATCAAAGGAATGACACCAAAGGTAGCTTGGAGTGGCTACAAGCCAGGAGTGAGTCACTTAAAGATTTTTTGGAGCATTGCTTATGCCCAAGTGccacaagagaagagaaaaaagcttGATAATCGAAGTCAAAAGTGCATCTTCATAGGATACAGTGAGCAATCTAAAGCCTACAAGTTGTATGATCCAATGGCAAATAAGGTAATCATCAGTCGAAATGTGGTCTTCAAGGAAGATGATGTATGAGATTGGAGTGGCACAGATTCTTATACCAAATATGTACCACTTCATAATGAAGCTGAGGAGAACATAGAAGTGGAGGCTACCCAACCAATATTATCACCAACAAGATCATCTCCACCACCACAAGCTACACCAGCTTCTTCAAGTCATCTATATCAACAAGAAGTCATGGAAGAAAGTTTACAAGTCTTAATGATCTTTATGATGAAACAGAAGCAGTTGAACAAGttgatttatattatttatttgctGATGTTGAACCTCTTACATTTGATGAAGCAATGCAAAAAGCTGAATGGAGAAAGGCAATGAAGGAGGAGATCCATGccctagaaaaaaataatacgtGGGAGTTAACTATACTTCCAAAAGGACAAAAGGCGATAGGCGTTAAGTGGGTGTACAAAGTGAAGCACACTGCTAATGGAGAAGTAGAAAGATACAAAGCTCGTCTTGTTGCCAAAGGCTACAAGCAAAAGAAGGGATTcgactatgatgaagtctttgcACCAGTTGCTCGACTTGACACCGTGAAGCTTATCTTCTCACTTGCATCTCATCACAAGTGGAATATGTACCATATGGATGTGAAGTCAGCATTTCTCAATGGCTACCTTGAAAAAGAAGTCTATATTGAGCAACCGGAGGGTTATATCCTTAAAGGCATGGAAGATAAAGTGTCTAAGTTACGAAAAACTTTGTATGGGTTGAAGCAAGCGCCCCGAGCATGGAATACATGGATcgatcattatctccaaagatatgGCTTTGTCAAGTGCCCCTATGAATATGCCACCTATGTGAAGAAAAGAgatgatattttgattatatgtttatatgtagatgaccTTCTTGTGACAGGTAGTAGCAAGAAAATGATTTATGAATTCAAAGCAGCTATGGGCAAGGAGTTCGAAATGACGGGTGGAGACTTGATGTCCAATTTTCTTGGCATCGAGGAAAGCATAGAGAAGATGGCATCTTCATTTCTCAAGGAGGATATGCGAGAaacattctaaaaaaattcaaaatggagagtTGTAAGGAAGTAAATACCCCGGTGGCTTATGGAGAAAAACTTAATAAAGTAGGAGAAGGCAAAGAGGTGAACTCGACTCTCTTCAAAAGTCTTGTTGGAAGTCTTCACTATCTCACTATAAGTCGGCCCGATATTGTTTATGGAGTTGGTTTGATTAGTAGATATATGGAGCATCCAAAGGAGTCACATTGGATGGCGGCAAAGAGGATTCTTAGATATC
Coding sequences within it:
- the LOC105036169 gene encoding hevamine-A-like, whose product is MATNLLLLALIADSYAGSIVVYWGQGGNDEGTLTDTCASGLYSYVNLAFLTTFGNGQTPVLNLAGHCDPKAGTCSSLTSDIQNDRIEEFQIYLLGGGGSGSYSLSSADDAQNVAKYLWDNFLGGSSSSRPLGDAVLDGIDFDIEATNGDFFDDLAEYLAQFSSQGKKVYLTAAPQCPYPDAHLNTALQTGIFDYVWIQFYNNPPCQYSPGSIDNLTGAWSTWISSVTATKFFLGLPASPDAAGSGYIPPDVLTSQVLPAIEGTAKYGGIMMWSRYYDVVNNYSATVKSSV